The segment CAGGTGCCGCCCTGTTTCTCCAGTTGCGCCACGAGCTTGATGCGTTCTCCCTGGGCACGGGCGTCCTCGATATCCGCCAGGGTCACGTCCTCGATGCCCTGCACCTGCACGGCGCTGTAAGAAAAGTTGCCGTCGGCGCTGAAGCGGGCCAGGACCGTCAGCTTGTGCGCGGTGTCAAAGCCACCGACGTCCAGGGTCGGCGGGTCCTCGGCGTATCCCAGGGCCTGCGCCTGGGCCAGGGCATCGGCATAGGGCCGCCCCTCTTCCATCTGGCCCAGCACGTAGTTGCAGGTGCCGTTCAGCACTGCCTGCAGCCGGGTAAAGGTGCTGGCCCGCAGCACGGTGCTCATGGGTCCAATGACCGGCGTGCCCGCCATGACTGACGCCTCGTAGTACAGCCGACCGTCCAGGGCGTGCTCGCGCAGGTCGTCCCAGCGCTCGGCCAGCAGCGCCTTGTTGGCAGTAATCACGGCCCGTCCCGAGCGCAGGTAGGGCCGCAGCAGTTCCAGCGGGCGCTCGATGCCTCCCATGCACTCGATGACCACGCCGCACTCCTGCAGGAAGTCGGCACAGTCGGTGACCCGCGTGCCCGGCGGCACGTCGCGTGGCTTGTTCACGTCGCGCACGAGCACGCCGGCAACCTCGATGCGCACGCCCAGGTCGGTGAAGATGTTTTCCCGGCGCTGAATCAGTTTCAGGACGTCCTGGCCTACGGTGCCGCTGCCCAGGATGCCGATGGTGACGGTTCTCATGGACCCAAAGCTAACGCGCGGGTCAGGGCAGGGACGCGGGGCGGGTTAGGCGTGGGGCTAAGGACGTCTTGGGTGCACCTTCAGTCGGCGCCTGGGGCGCGGGCGGTACACTGCACGGCATGTTTCCTGTGAATTCATTGGTTTCGTGTAATGGGAGTCCGCCGGGCAGGTCGCCGGGCCGGATTGTGTCGGGTCCGTGAGTGGGCGGCTTTCTGAACTGGCTGCCGAGTTCGGCATGGTGGAGCGTGCGCTGGGAGACCCCGCGGCGCTGGCTGACCCACAGGCGTATACCCGGCTGACCCGGCGTCACCGTGAGCTGCTGCCACTGGTCACCCTGCTGCGGGAACGCGACGCCCTGGAAGCGGACCTGAAAGGCGCCCAGGAACTGCTCTCGGACCCCGACATGCGCGAGCTGGCCCAGAGCGAGATCACGCAGGCGACGGCCCGGCTGGAGCAGATTGACGCCGAACTGGAAGTGCTGCTGCTGCCCACCGATCCCGACGACGTCAAGAACGTGATTCTGGAACTGCGGGCCGGCGCCGGTGGCGCGGAGTCCGGGCTGTTTGTCATGGACCTGCTGCGGCTGTACACCCGCTACGCCGAGGACAAGGGACTGCGCGTGAACGTGCTGGACGCCAGCGAATCGGACCTGGGCGGCGCCAGCAAGGTGGTGGCCGAGATCAGCGGCGAATTCGCCTTCCGGGCCTTCAAATGGGAGCGCGGTGTGCACCGCGTGCAGCGGGTCCCCGCCACCGAGTCGCAGGGCCGGATCCACACCAGCACGGTCACGGTGGCGGTGCTCCCGGAAGCGGAGCACGGCGAGGTTCAGCTGGACCTCTCGGAAGTGCGCATCGATGTGTTCCGCTCACAGGGGGCCGGCGGGCAGGGGGTCAATACCACCGACAGCGCGGTCCGGGCGGTCTACCGGGCTGGCACGCCGGACGAGATCATGGTGGTGTGCCAGGACGGCCGCTCTCAGATCAAGAACCGTGAAAAGGCGCTGGTCGTACTGGCCTCCCGACTGGCCGAGCGCGAACGCGCCACCCGCGAGGCGAGTGAAGCGCGTGACCGTGCGGCTCAGGTGGGTACCGGCGAGCGCAGCGAGAA is part of the Deinococcus malanensis genome and harbors:
- a CDS encoding homoserine dehydrogenase, which codes for MRTVTIGILGSGTVGQDVLKLIQRRENIFTDLGVRIEVAGVLVRDVNKPRDVPPGTRVTDCADFLQECGVVIECMGGIERPLELLRPYLRSGRAVITANKALLAERWDDLREHALDGRLYYEASVMAGTPVIGPMSTVLRASTFTRLQAVLNGTCNYVLGQMEEGRPYADALAQAQALGYAEDPPTLDVGGFDTAHKLTVLARFSADGNFSYSAVQVQGIEDVTLADIEDARAQGERIKLVAQLEKQGGTWKATVAPRRLPATHALCTSGASRNAMIYEGEECGSLIFAGGGAGGMVTASAMVGDLLDYLLGFPGHVPLH
- the prfA gene encoding peptide chain release factor 1, with product MSGRLSELAAEFGMVERALGDPAALADPQAYTRLTRRHRELLPLVTLLRERDALEADLKGAQELLSDPDMRELAQSEITQATARLEQIDAELEVLLLPTDPDDVKNVILELRAGAGGAESGLFVMDLLRLYTRYAEDKGLRVNVLDASESDLGGASKVVAEISGEFAFRAFKWERGVHRVQRVPATESQGRIHTSTVTVAVLPEAEHGEVQLDLSEVRIDVFRSQGAGGQGVNTTDSAVRAVYRAGTPDEIMVVCQDGRSQIKNREKALVVLASRLAERERATREASEARDRAAQVGTGERSEKIRTYNYPQNRVTDHRLEGDSKNHPLDSVMGGALAPVVAALARDERERQLLAASAEEARDGAA